One Penicillium oxalicum strain HP7-1 chromosome III, whole genome shotgun sequence genomic region harbors:
- a CDS encoding Protein sey1 has product MSERPSGLARNPTAPPIMANGHFASIGDNNDVTSYEHGVQVIDGDKEFNPNLSKYLSLEHVTNAGFNYHLISVFGSQSTGKSTLLNHLFGTQFSVMSEQERRQTTKGIWLSKNKKQSDASTEGIRMADNILVMDVEGTDGRERGEDQDFERKSALFALATSEVLIVNIWEHQVGLYQGANMGLLKTVFEVNLQLFLKDKSTTHRSLLFFVIRDFIGTTPLKNLQKTLLEDLARLWSTISKPAGLENSTIHDYFDFQFYGLPHKGYQPEQFVTETQKLGLRFREGHRDLKRDPLQGEFSEGGVFLPEYHRRIPADGFSHYAEGIWDQIVNNKDLDLPTQQELLAQFRCDEILREVMIGFDETISAFEDKQAESVRLGSPEVIGGLGVAMRGARSKTLKGFETEASRYHKGVYQRKKAELEGKVDTRLKALFHGQITAAHKSGIQDFSDAVTGAVKSGQKKGGNYDFAEIVNQETKSSLDKFEAVARSTVVEGTSWGNYKQELSLFEKELAEVSGRLRRDEMRRLATRVERWVQSRLGESVGLEFNSLGSGRAGSGAPENGDKPPETAFWDRVWNVFVETVLDAERRFTDRASSFDASLEEVDVGLWRLRRKSWGVLHAKIEEEMIEGNLLLKLRENFEDKFRYDEAGVPRIWRPTDDIEGIYTRARESTLTLIPLLSRFRLAETNAPPPLDRWIGHTPSSATPADEEDLAPIGGVDEDEGKSLEEEMTILSDSKRQELTVRFKKAADGVYVEAKRSAIGGMTQVPLYFYGLLLALGWNEIIAVLRNPAYFLLLFVCAVGAYVTWQLNLWGPIIKMSEAASQQALVEGKRRLRDFLEQSDTGRQAIAMSSSERAASSSKQEEYEMSDMPKRGSGSKTDDLDDL; this is encoded by the exons ATGTCTGAACGACCGTCGGGCTTAGCCCGGAATCCAACTGCACCTCCAATTATGGCCAACGGTCACTTTGCGTCCATCGGCGACAACAATGATGTCACTTCCTACGAGCACGGAGTCCAGGTCATTGATGGGGATAAGGAGTTCAA TCCTAACTTGTCCAAGTATCTATCGCTGGAACATGTCACGAATGCCGGATTCAACTACCATCTCATCTCCGTGTTTGGCTCACAGTCAACGGGAAAGTCTACTTTGCTCAACCATCTATTCGGGACTCAATTCTCGGTCATGTCTGAGCAAGAACGTCGGCAAACGACCAAGGGAATTTGGCTgtccaagaacaagaagcagAGCGACGCTTCCACCGAGGGGATTCGGATGGCGGATAATATTTTGGTGATGGATGTGGAGGGAACCGATGGTCGCGAACGAGGTGAAGACCAAGACTTTGAGCGGAAGAGCGCTCTATTTGCGCTCGCGACCAGCGAGGTTCTGATTGTGAACATCTGGGAGCACCAGGTTGGTCTGTACCAGGGCGCAAACATGGGTCTCCTCAAGACGGTATTTGAGGTCAATCTCCAATTGTTCCTCAAGGACAAGAG TACCACGCAtcgctctcttcttttcttcgtcaTTCGTGATTTCATCGGCACCACCCCACTGAAGAACCTCCAAAAGACGCTATTAGAAGACCTTGCCCGCCTTTGGTCGACGATCTCGAAGCCTGCTGGATTAGAGAACTCAACCATCCACGACTATTTTGATTTCCAATTTTACGGTCTCCCGCACAAGGGTTATCAACCGGAACAGTTCGTGACAGAAACACAAAAGCTCGGCCTCCGCTTCCGCGAGGGTCACCGTGACTTGAAACGAGATCCGCTTCAAGGAGAGTTTTCTGAAGGCGGCGTCTTCCTTCCCGAGTACCATCGTCGTATCCCTGCAGATGGATTTTCGCACTACGCCGAAGGCATCTGGGATCAAATTGTCAACAACAAGGATCTGGATCTCCCCACGCAGCAAGAACTACTTGCTCAGTTCCGCTGCGATGAAATATTGCGCGAAGTGATGATCGGCTTCGACGAGACCATCTCTGCTTTTGAGGACAAGCAAGCTGAGTCTGTCCGCTTGGGTTCGCCGGAGGTCATTGGAGGCCTGGGTGTGGCCATGCGTGGTGCCCGTTCCAAGACACTCAAGGGCTTTGAGACCGAAGCTAGCCGTTACCACAAGGGTGTCTATCAGCGGAAGAAGGCTGAGTTGGAGGGTAAAGTCGATACTCGTCTCAAAGCGCTGTTCCATGGCCAAATCACAGCTGCGCACAAGTCAGGCATTCAAGACTTCAGTGATGCTGTGACGGGCGCTGTCAAGTCTGGTCAGAAGAAGGGCGGTAATTACGATTTTGCTGAGATCGTTAATCAGGAGACCAAGTCCTCCTTGGACAAGTTTGAGGCGGTTGCTCGCTCAACGGTGGTGGAGGGCACCTCTTGGGGCAATTATAAGCAAGAGCTCAGCCTCTTCGAAAAGGAACTGGCCGAAGTTAGCGGTCGTCTGCGGCGCGACGAAATGCGACGTCTGGCTACTCGCGTCGAACGTTGGGTTCAGTCCCGTCTTGGCGAGTCTGTTGGCCTCGAGTTCAACAGCCTAGGCTCGGGACGTGCCGGCAGCGGTGCACCTGAGAACGGTGATAAACCCCCAGAGACGGCTTTCTGGGACCGTGTTTGGAATGTTTTCGTGGAGACCGTCTTGGACGCCGAGCGGCGGTTCACGGATCGTGCCAGCAGCTTCGACGCCAGCTTAGAAGAGGTTGACGTTGGTTTGTGGCGCTTGCGCCGCAAGTCATGGGGTGTGCTCCACGCCAAGAtcgaagaggagatgattGAGGGCAACCTGCTCCTCAAATTACGTGAAAACTTTGAAGACAAGTTCCGTTACGATGAGGCCGGAGTGCCACGTATTTGGCGCCCGACGGATGACATCGAGGGCATCTACACCCGCGCCCGAGAGTCGACTTTGACTTTGATTCCGCTTCTTTCGCGCTTCCGTCTCGCCGAGACAAacgctcctcctcctttgGATCGCTGGATTGGGCATACTCCCAGCTCCGCGACCCCTGCCGATGAGGAGGACCTTGCTCCCATTGGTGGCGtagatgaggatgagggcAAGAgcctggaagaagagatgacCATCCTGAGCGACTCGAAGCGTCAGGAGCTTACTGTACGCTTCAAAAAGGCTGCTGATGGTGTCTATGTCGAGGCGAAGCGGAGTGCCATCGGCGGCATGACCCAAGTTCCACTATACTTCTACGGCCTTTTGTTGGCATTGGGTTGGAATGAGATCATTGCTG TCCTGCGCAACCCCGCCTATTTCTTACTGCTGTTTGTCTGCGCCGTCGGTGCTTACGTGACCTGGCAGCTCAATTTGTGGGGCCCAATTATCAAGATGTCGGAAGCTGCCTCTCAGCAGGCTCTAGTTGAGGGCAAGCGCCGCCTACGTGACTTCCTTGAGCAGTCAGATACCGGCCGGCAGGCGATCGCGATGTCCTCTTCGGAGCGAGCCGCCTCGTCGAGCAAACAGGAAGAGTACGAGATGTCCGATATGCCCAAGCGGGGCTCTGGCTCGAAAACGGATGATTTGGACGACCTGTGA
- a CDS encoding putative guanosine-diphosphatase, with translation MSTGVNSLEHSENSSQVNSVARRRSVSHHHSSSVTASTGSSRPVNSFDKMVSQSQKSRWIKTGAIVGFIFMLLLWLSPSKSTVSSSFTQEKAPSTGGESAKCTKPFDSSKPLIQYALMIDAGSTGSRIHVYRFNNCGSTPELENEVFEQTKKKEGGSGLSSYREDAEGAARSLDPLMETALKNVPEEYRSCTPVAVKATAGLRLLGPELSKNILEAVRTRLETVYPFPVVSREKGGVEIMDGSDEGVYAWITTNYLLGKIGGPDETPTAAIFDLGGGSTQIVFQPTFEKSKAGGMPERLAEGDHKYELKFGGREFELYQHSHLGYGLMSAREAMNRVVLEAVLANNPDDLSWTKKPVANPCIQPNMKKEVTVTFPDDHPLGPKVTVTMAGPQDASPAAQCRAIAETILKKDAECKLAPCSFNGIHQPSLAKTFSHEDVYIFSYFFDRTAPLGMPSSFTLDELHKLTASVCGGEETWGIFEGVKGALVELRDRPDWCMDLNFMMGLLHTGYEMPLSREVKIAKKIKNNELGWCLGASLPLLSQESGWTCRIKEVS, from the exons ATGTCGACTGGAGTCAACAGCCTAGAGCACTCTGAAAATTCTTCCCAGGTCAACTCTGTCGCCCGCCGCCGTTCTGTCTCTCACCATCACAGTTCTTCTGTCACGGCCTCAACTGGGTCTTCGCGACCTGTAAACTCGTTCGACAAAATGGTCTCCCAAAGTCAGAAGTCCCGATGGATCAAAACCGGCGCCATCGTCGGCTTTATCTTTATGCTCCTGCTGTGGCTGTCGCCGTCAAAATCGACCGTCTCAAGTAGTTTCACTCAGG AGAAAGCGCCTTCTACAGGAGGCGAGTCAGCCAAGTGCACCAAGCCGTTCGACTCTTCGAAGCCCCTGATTCAATATGCCTTGATGATCGATGCCGGTAGTACTGGCTCCCGTATTCACGTCTACCGTTTCAACAACTGCGGCTCTACCCCTGAGCTTGAGAACGAGGTTTTCGAGCAGACTAAGAAAAAGGAGGGTGGGTCTGGTCTCAGCTCCTACCGAGAGGATGCGGAGGGCGCTGCTCGCAGTCTCGATCCTCTCATGGAAACAGCTCTGAAAAACGTGCCCGAGGAATACAGGTCCTGTACCCCGGTCGCGGTCAAGGCCACCGCAGGCTTGCGTCTGTTGGGCCCTGAACTTAGCAAGAACATTCTCGAGGCTGTCCGCACTCGCCTCGAGACCGTCTATCCCTTCCCCGTTGTCTCACGCGAGAAGGGCGGCGTTGAGATCATGGATGGTTCCGATGAGGGAGTCTACGCTTGGATCACCACCAACTACCTCTTGGGCAAGATTGGTGGTCCGGATGAGACCCCTACGGCTGCCatctttgatcttggtggtggcTCAACTCAGATCGTCTTCCAGCCCACCtttgagaagagcaaggctGGCGGCATGCCGGAGCGCCTCGCCGAAGGCGATCACAAGTATGAGCTGAAGTTCGGCGGTCGCGAATTTGAGCTCTACCAGCATTCTCATCTCGGCTATGGTCTCATGTCGGCTCGCGAAGCCATGAACCGCGTGGTTCTGGAGGCTGTGTTGGCCAACAATCCGGATGACCTGTCCTGGACAAAGAAGCCCGTCGCGAATCCCTGTATCCAGCCCAACATGAAAAAGGAGGTCACTGTTACTTTCCCCGATGACCACCCTCTTGGGCCCAAGGTGACTGTGACGATGGCAGGCCCTCAGGACGCCTCTCCCGCCGCTCAATGCCGGGCCATCGCCGAGACGATTCTGAAGAAGGATGCCGAGTGCAAGCTCGCCCCTTGCTCGTTCAACGGTATCCACCAGCCCTCTCTTGCGAAGACTTTCTCTCATGAAGACGTGTACATCTTCTCGTACTTCTTTGATCGCACTGCCCCCTTGGGAATGCCCTCGTCATTCACTCTCGATGAGCTGCACAAGCTGACAGCCAGCGTTTGTGGTGGCGAGGAGACCTGGGGCATCTTTGAGGGTGTCAAGGGTGCCCTCGTGGAGCTTCGTGACCGCCCCGACTGGTGTATGGATCTCAACTTCATGATGGGTCTTTTGCACACTGGCTACGAGATGCCATTGTCTCGTGAGGTCAAGattgccaagaagatcaagaacaaCGAACTGGGCTGGTGTCTAGGTGCCAG CTTGCCGCTTCTGAGCCAAGAGTCCGGCTGGACCTGTCGCATCAAGGAGGTTTCATAA
- a CDS encoding NADH-ubiquinone oxidoreductase 20.8 kDa subunit → MAQRDPQFNQHVLVDTTPMPDHIPKVEEIGATSAYLTSAAYFIGDRCKAFNDDFMKCKDEANGRGEIECLKEGRKVTRCAASVIKDINTHCLDQFKAHADCLENNNHYLFECRKAEVSLNSCIFDKLGLKKTIPGAPENQVPVHLRPKQKYAQYPGPQY, encoded by the exons ATTCAACCAGCATGTCCTCGTGGACACCACACCCATGCCGGATCACATCCCcaaggtggaggagattggagCCACTTCGGCCTATCTGACCAGTGCGGCGTACTTCATCGGCGACCGCTGCAAGGCCTTCAATGACGATTTCATGAAGTGCAAGGACGAGGCCAACGGCCGCGGAGAGATTGAGTGCTTGAAGGAGGGGCGCAAGGTGACGCGCTGCGCTGCTAGCGT GATCAAGGACATCAACACCCACTGCCTGGACCAGTTCAAGGCTCACGCCGATTGCCTCGAGAACAACAACCACTACTTGTTCGAATGCCGTAAGGCCGAGGTCTCTCTCAACAGCTGCATCTTCGACAAGCTG GGCCTGAAGAAGACTATCCCCGGTGCTCCCGAGAACCAGGTCCCCGTTCACTTGCGACCCAAACAGAAATACGCCCAGTACCCTGGACCTCAGTActaa
- a CDS encoding Elongation factor Tu, with protein sequence MSSITRSLNLLARTSRSSLLRPRAINPVHHVFASDKMAARGLATAFERTKPHVNIGTIGHVDHGKTTLTAAITKHQASKGLANFLDYASIDKAPEERKRGITISTAHIEFQTESRHYAHVDCPGHADYIKNMITGAANMDGAIVVVAASDGQMPQTREHLLLARQVGVQKIVVFVNKVDAVDDPEMLELVELEMRELLSTYGFEGEETPIIFGSALCALEDRRPDIGAERIDALMTAVDTWIPTPERDLDKPFLMSIEEVFSIPGRGTVASGRVERGLLKKDTEVEIVGGSNVPIKTKVTDIETFKKSCDESRAGDNSGLLLRGVRREDIRRGMVIALPASTKAAKKFLVSMYVLTEAEGGRRTGFGSNYRPQVYLRTADEPGDLTFPDGDESRRVQPGDNVEMVLETHRPVAAEAGQRFNIREGGRTVATGLITRVME encoded by the exons ATGTCGAGCATCACCCGTTCATTGAACCTCCTGGCGCGCACCAGTCGGTCGTCTCTGCTGCGTCCGCGTGCCATCAACCCCGTCCACCATGTCTTCGCCAGCGACAAGATGGCTGCCCGTGGCCTGGCCACTGCCTTCGAGCGCACCAAGCCCCACGTCAACATCGGTACCATCGGTCACGTCGATCACGGCAAG ACTACCTTGACTGCGGCCATCACGAAGCACCAGGCCTCCAAGGGTCTGGCCAACTTCCTCGACTATGCCTCCATCGACAAGGCCCCTGAGGAGCGCAAGCGTGGTATCACTATCTCGACTGCCCACATCGAGTTCCAGACCGAAAGCCGTCACTATGCCCACGTCGACTGCCCTGGTCACGCTGATTACATTAAGAACATGATCACTGGTGCTGCCAACATGGATGGTGCCATTGTCGTCGTTGCTGCCTCTGACGGTCAGAT GCCCCAGACTCGTGAGCATTTGCTGCTCGCCCGCCAGGTTGGTGTCCAGAAGATCGTTGTCTTTGTGAACAAGGTCGATGCCGTTGATGACCCTGAGATGCTCGAGCTCGTTGAGCTCGAGATGCGTGAGCTCCTGTCCACTTATGGCTTCGAGGGTGAGGAGACTCCTATCATTTTCGGATCTGCCCTTTGCGCCCTTGAGGACCGCCGCCCCGATATCGGTGCTGAGCGAATTGATGCTCTGATGACGGCTGTGGACACTTGGATTCCTACCCCCGAGCGCGACCTCGACAAGCCTTTCCTGATGTCCATTGAGGAAGTCTTCTCTATCCCCGGCCGTGGTACCGTTGCCTCTGGTCGTGTGGAGCGTGGTCTTCTGAAGAAGGATACCGAGGTTGAGATCGTGGGAGGCTCAAACGTCCccatcaagaccaaggtCACCGACATTGAGACCTTCAAGAAGTCTTGCGACGAGTCTCGGGCTGGTGACAACTCTGGTCTGTTGCTCCGTGGTGTCCGCCGTGAGGACATCCGTCGTGGCATGGTCATTGCTCTGCCTGCCTCAACCAAGGCTGCCAAGAAGTTCCTGGTCTCCATGTACGTTCTGACGGAGGCTGAGGGTGGTCGCCGCACCGGTTTCGGCTCCAACTACCGCCCCCAGGTCTACCTTCGCACTGCTG ATGAGCCTGGTGACCTCACCTTCCCCGACGGTGACGAGTCTCGTCGCGTCCAGCCCGGTGACAATGTCGAGATGGTTCTCGAGACTCACCGCCCCGTCGCTGCCGAGGCCGGTCAGCGCTTCAACATCCGTGAGGGTGGCCGCACCGTCGCCACTGGTCTGATCACTCGCGTGATGGAGTAA